One Desulfatitalea tepidiphila genomic region harbors:
- a CDS encoding DNA polymerase beta superfamily protein: MDLLVKMIFGAPLYGTATPQSDIDYKGVFLPSREEVLLGRIPKCRRYATGDNHCKNKPGDVDQDLYSLHHFIDLACQGEIVAMDMLHAPPNAWIVASEVWKEIVRHRHRFYSKKLMTFLAYARRQTAKYGIQGSRLHAAATLLEVLKQKDPKLRLAHVWSDLPRMDHCGEADPDPNGIRQYQVCGKTFQATVAIGQVVPVVQKFLDTFGQRARLAADNKAIDWKAVSHAMRAAIQTREIIVNGEIVYPLRDAAYLQEIKAGRLDYYKEVAPALENMMAEVARLITGSNLPDQPDRQFWDDFICKTVETYRFSIQ, encoded by the coding sequence ATGGACCTGCTCGTCAAGATGATATTCGGCGCGCCGCTTTACGGGACGGCCACCCCCCAATCGGACATCGATTACAAGGGCGTTTTTCTGCCGTCCCGTGAGGAGGTTCTGCTGGGACGAATTCCCAAATGCCGCCGCTACGCCACCGGAGACAACCACTGCAAGAACAAGCCCGGGGATGTCGACCAGGATCTTTACAGCCTGCACCACTTCATCGACCTGGCCTGCCAGGGAGAGATCGTGGCCATGGACATGCTTCACGCCCCCCCCAACGCCTGGATCGTGGCCAGCGAGGTTTGGAAAGAGATCGTCCGCCATCGGCATCGCTTCTACTCCAAAAAGCTGATGACCTTTTTAGCGTATGCCCGACGCCAGACGGCCAAATACGGCATCCAGGGATCGCGCCTCCATGCGGCGGCCACCCTTCTCGAGGTGCTGAAACAAAAAGATCCCAAGCTGAGGTTGGCGCACGTCTGGAGCGACCTGCCGCGCATGGATCATTGTGGAGAAGCCGACCCTGACCCCAACGGCATCCGCCAATACCAGGTGTGCGGTAAAACATTTCAGGCAACGGTCGCTATCGGCCAGGTGGTACCGGTCGTGCAAAAATTTCTGGACACTTTCGGGCAACGGGCCAGGCTTGCGGCCGACAACAAGGCCATTGATTGGAAAGCAGTCTCACATGCCATGCGGGCCGCGATTCAGACCCGGGAAATAATCGTCAACGGAGAGATCGTCTATCCCCTTCGGGATGCGGCCTACCTGCAGGAGATCAAAGCCGGCCGGCTCGACTATTATAAAGAGGTAGCCCCTGCCCTGGAAAACATGATGGCCGAGGTGGCCCGGCTCATCACAGGCAGCAACCTCCCCG
- a CDS encoding methylenetetrahydrofolate reductase C-terminal domain-containing protein: MLRVFQNDLYEPGHFVVTLELVPGREATGRAVDAVMGIAREAFADGRVSAVSITDNPGGNPSLSPDVLGYEIFNIGMDVIVHFTCRDMNRVGMESRALQLARMGMKNILALNGDFSGQGFGGQGAPVFDLDSVQLQIMLDMLSDRLHAAGDPDPFFAGCAVSPFKQTEAETFAQYAKLCRKVSAGARFIITQLGYDARKFKELVQICDYMNLEAPLIGSVYVLKPKAAAIMNAGRVPGAVVTDALLERIRTEWRDKAAGRAAAIERAARLAAVLKGLGYGGIHIGGIHGSFDEVGRILDRLEQIQGQWQAFLADFDYPQAGGFYAFPKDRAANWGPPKFGRRPLRVPLRERFAFNLLSGMHDIVFNREHPWAPMFERLCRRLDGRIGRQLLTELVEDPAKQLLLDCQKCGDCAIQHVGFLCPESQCPKHTRNGACGGSCDGRCEVFPERYCVWYRAYLRLSHAGETVEMVKRCVPPRMWELNKTSSWLNYHLQRDHQGSTHTIALRCRARSCTL; this comes from the coding sequence ATGCTGCGCGTTTTCCAGAACGATCTCTACGAACCCGGTCATTTTGTCGTCACCCTGGAGTTGGTACCCGGACGCGAGGCCACCGGCCGGGCCGTGGACGCGGTCATGGGCATCGCCCGGGAGGCGTTCGCGGATGGGCGCGTTTCGGCGGTGTCGATCACCGACAATCCGGGCGGCAACCCGTCCCTGAGCCCGGACGTCCTGGGGTACGAGATTTTCAACATCGGCATGGATGTGATCGTGCACTTCACCTGCCGTGACATGAACCGGGTGGGCATGGAGAGCCGGGCCCTGCAGTTGGCCCGCATGGGCATGAAAAATATCCTGGCGCTCAACGGCGATTTTTCGGGCCAGGGATTCGGCGGTCAGGGTGCGCCGGTGTTCGACCTCGATTCGGTGCAGTTGCAGATCATGCTCGACATGCTCAGCGACCGGCTCCATGCGGCCGGCGATCCGGATCCCTTTTTTGCCGGTTGTGCCGTATCGCCGTTCAAACAGACCGAGGCCGAGACATTCGCCCAATATGCCAAGCTGTGCCGCAAGGTGTCGGCCGGCGCCCGTTTCATCATCACCCAGCTCGGATATGATGCCCGTAAATTCAAGGAACTGGTTCAGATCTGCGACTACATGAACCTGGAAGCGCCCCTGATCGGCTCGGTCTATGTGCTCAAGCCCAAGGCCGCGGCCATCATGAACGCGGGCCGGGTGCCCGGAGCAGTGGTCACCGATGCGCTCCTCGAGCGGATTCGGACGGAATGGCGAGACAAAGCGGCCGGCCGGGCGGCGGCCATCGAGCGCGCCGCCCGTTTGGCGGCAGTGCTCAAGGGGCTGGGGTATGGCGGCATTCATATCGGCGGTATCCACGGCAGTTTTGACGAGGTGGGGCGCATTCTGGACCGCCTGGAGCAGATCCAGGGGCAGTGGCAGGCGTTCCTCGCCGATTTCGATTATCCCCAGGCCGGCGGCTTTTATGCCTTCCCCAAGGATCGTGCCGCCAACTGGGGGCCGCCGAAATTCGGCCGGCGCCCCCTGCGCGTGCCGTTGCGCGAACGATTCGCGTTCAATCTACTCAGCGGCATGCACGACATCGTGTTTAACCGCGAACATCCCTGGGCGCCGATGTTCGAACGGTTGTGCCGGCGCCTGGACGGCCGCATCGGACGGCAGCTCTTGACCGAACTGGTGGAAGATCCCGCCAAGCAGCTTCTCCTCGATTGCCAGAAGTGCGGGGACTGCGCCATTCAGCACGTTGGGTTCCTGTGTCCTGAATCCCAGTGCCCCAAGCATACCCGCAACGGGGCCTGCGGGGGCAGCTGCGACGGCCGGTGCGAAGTCTTCCCGGAGCGCTACTGCGTATGGTACCGCGCATACCTGCGTCTTTCCCACGCCGGCGAAACGGTTGAGATGGTCAAAAGATGCGTGCCGCCGAGGATGTGGGAGCTGAACAAGACCTCCTCGTGGCTCAATTATCATCTGCAGCGCGACCATCAAGGCAGCACCCATACCATCGCCCTGCGTTGCCGAGCGCGAAGCTGCACATTATAG
- a CDS encoding lytic transglycosylase domain-containing protein: MVAAGRLTIQDYFRRAGYGDGKASRRPPRIGPDGQQDRFRQVLEGMASSGPAAVLPAPAGGMRMADYWKSPVAAKAPLQPAIGPISTAWGDDLTCGSGSRSMLPAGPPTSLAAAESSAPVGPGEPAWPSTDSRIEAGIRSAAERYDLPVDLIRSVIRAESNFQPDAVSPAGACGLMQLMPATARELGVEDPFDIEQNIDGGARYLRQMLDMFDGNLQTALSAYNAGPGTVMRYNGDVPYRETRDYVRKVMDFISMKV, encoded by the coding sequence ATGGTGGCAGCTGGCCGCCTCACCATACAAGACTATTTCCGGAGGGCGGGTTATGGGGACGGGAAGGCTTCCCGACGGCCGCCCAGAATCGGCCCGGACGGGCAACAGGACCGTTTCCGGCAGGTGTTGGAGGGTATGGCATCCTCCGGACCGGCAGCCGTATTACCAGCCCCGGCCGGGGGGATGCGCATGGCCGATTACTGGAAGTCTCCTGTCGCAGCCAAAGCACCCCTGCAACCTGCCATCGGTCCCATCTCAACTGCCTGGGGAGACGATCTTACATGCGGATCAGGGTCCCGATCCATGCTTCCGGCCGGTCCGCCCACTTCGTTGGCCGCCGCAGAATCTTCTGCGCCGGTGGGGCCAGGTGAACCGGCATGGCCCTCGACCGATTCACGAATCGAGGCGGGCATCCGGTCGGCTGCAGAAAGATACGATCTTCCGGTGGACTTGATTCGCAGCGTGATCCGCGCCGAGTCCAACTTCCAACCCGATGCCGTCTCTCCGGCAGGGGCTTGCGGGTTGATGCAGCTCATGCCGGCCACGGCCAGGGAATTGGGCGTTGAAGATCCTTTCGATATCGAGCAGAACATCGATGGCGGTGCGCGCTACCTGCGGCAGATGCTCGATATGTTCGACGGCAATCTCCAAACAGCCCTGTCCGCCTACAACGCAGGTCCGGGGACCGTTATGCGGTACAACGGCGATGTGCCGTATCGAGAGACCCGAGATTACGTCCGTAAGGTGATGGATTTCATAAGTATGAAAGTATGA
- a CDS encoding sensor histidine kinase: MALNAEQLDILLVDDEQDIRDVLEVALADEGHVVFTAENGQQALAVFQEKHPAIVITDIKMPVMDGIELLQRIKRDAPDTEVIMITGHGDMDLAVKSLKHQATDFITKPINVEALDIALQRTQERIIMRRKLQDYTTHLEALIREKTELQDHLSSLGLMIGSISHGIKGLLTGLDGGMYLLEKGLKNQDTQCLEEGWQTVKLLVERIRKLVMDILFYAKKRDLNWERVDLSNFAEELARIMENRLDQTGIAFERKFSGLPASCTIDPGYLHAALMNLFENAIDACQRSATPHECIITFGVALDDANIIFTVSDSGVGMDAQTQEKLFTLFFSSKGRKGTGLGLFITKNIVEQHGGTISVSSAPGRGSRFTIKLPIRPDVEP, translated from the coding sequence ATGGCGCTGAATGCGGAACAACTGGATATCTTGTTGGTCGATGACGAGCAGGACATCCGCGATGTTCTCGAAGTCGCCCTGGCCGACGAAGGCCACGTCGTCTTTACCGCAGAAAATGGGCAACAGGCCCTGGCCGTTTTTCAGGAAAAGCATCCGGCCATCGTCATCACCGATATCAAGATGCCGGTAATGGACGGCATCGAATTGCTTCAGCGCATCAAGCGGGACGCGCCGGACACCGAAGTGATTATGATCACAGGTCACGGTGACATGGACCTGGCCGTCAAGAGCCTCAAGCACCAGGCCACCGATTTCATCACCAAGCCGATCAACGTCGAAGCCCTGGATATCGCCTTGCAGCGCACCCAGGAACGGATCATCATGCGCCGCAAACTCCAGGACTACACCACCCATCTGGAAGCGCTCATCCGCGAAAAGACCGAACTGCAGGACCATCTCTCTTCTTTGGGCCTGATGATCGGCTCCATCTCCCACGGCATCAAGGGTCTTCTGACCGGACTGGACGGGGGCATGTACCTGCTGGAAAAGGGGCTGAAAAACCAGGACACCCAATGCCTCGAGGAGGGTTGGCAAACCGTCAAACTTCTCGTGGAACGGATCCGCAAACTGGTGATGGATATCCTCTTCTACGCCAAAAAACGGGACTTGAACTGGGAACGCGTGGACCTGAGCAATTTCGCCGAAGAGTTGGCGCGCATCATGGAGAATCGTCTGGATCAGACCGGCATTGCCTTCGAACGAAAGTTCAGCGGCCTGCCGGCATCCTGCACCATCGATCCCGGTTACCTTCATGCGGCCCTGATGAACCTGTTCGAAAATGCCATCGACGCCTGTCAACGCAGCGCCACGCCCCATGAGTGCATCATCACCTTCGGTGTGGCCCTCGACGATGCGAACATCATCTTCACCGTATCGGACAGCGGTGTTGGGATGGATGCCCAGACCCAGGAGAAGCTCTTCACCCTCTTCTTCTCTTCAAAAGGCCGCAAGGGGACCGGTCTCGGGTTGTTCATCACCAAAAACATCGTGGAGCAGCATGGCGGAACGATCAGCGTCTCGTCGGCACCCGGACGCGGCAGCCGCTTTACCATCAAACTGCCGATCCGGCCGGACGTCGAGCCGTAG
- a CDS encoding PAS domain S-box protein: MGRSIIPLHQSLVTRLILTVGLVLLASLSVWAYLHIEDQKSRLMEHIVAGTDRLTNTIRLGTHYAMMLNSRDDITQIITNVGRQKRIANIRIYNKQGQIKFSNRNEEVEQVTNIEDEACYVCHRTDPPLDHLNLDQRMRIYRVPEGHRMLGILTPIANEPGCNNSACHFHPEDKKILGALDLVVSLADTDKEIAAIERNIITFTASIFLVTSAIILVFLLRFVNRPIRRMVDGTLRISRGDYTTRIGMRRKDEMGFLAGAIDRMGEAIAEQQAALNKQRDEYQELFERVPCLITVQDRDFNLLRYNREFAKRFAPQPGDKCYRAYKNRECKCEPCPVEKTFLDGKSYYTEEKGVNKDGTQSYWIVRTSPIRDAEGNIVAAMEISHDITERRQLEVELEKSENKYHAIFSNIPNPVFVLEPDTFTILDCNMNVADVYGYAVDELVGTSFLRLFAEQEHLRLGSVMADALAMHQLRQTHKSGRTIYVNMHVSPSEYSGKKVLLVTTNDITQRLEAEQQLIQTSKMATLGEMATGVAHELNQPLSVIKTTSSFFMRKIARDEPIDAQTLATMLIKVDNNVDRATRIIDHMCQFARKSDMALQKVCVNAVLQSAFEIFSQQLKVRGIAVNWTLAETLPRIEADAQRLEQVFINLLINARDAIEEKWQSMGKPGEGDHITISSRQEGERVVCLICDTGVGISQGMEEKIFEPFFTTKEVGKGTGLGLSISYGIVQECRGTIRCLPGRENGTCFELTFPLAGEGEGREAGTA, translated from the coding sequence ATGGGCCGTTCCATCATCCCCCTCCATCAGAGTCTGGTCACGCGACTCATCCTCACCGTCGGTCTCGTGCTGCTGGCTTCGCTTTCGGTATGGGCCTACCTGCATATCGAAGATCAGAAAAGCCGGCTCATGGAGCATATCGTCGCCGGCACGGATCGACTGACCAACACCATCCGCCTGGGCACCCATTACGCCATGATGCTCAATTCGCGTGACGACATCACCCAGATCATCACCAATGTGGGCCGCCAGAAAAGAATCGCGAACATTCGCATCTACAACAAGCAGGGGCAGATCAAATTCTCGAACCGCAACGAAGAGGTGGAGCAGGTCACCAATATCGAGGACGAAGCCTGCTATGTCTGCCACCGCACCGATCCCCCCTTGGACCACCTGAACTTGGACCAGCGCATGCGCATTTACCGCGTCCCTGAAGGGCACCGCATGCTTGGCATCCTCACTCCCATCGCCAATGAACCGGGGTGCAACAACAGCGCCTGCCACTTTCACCCGGAAGATAAAAAAATCCTCGGCGCACTGGACCTGGTCGTTTCCCTGGCCGACACCGACAAGGAGATCGCGGCAATCGAGCGCAACATCATCACCTTTACCGCATCGATCTTCCTGGTCACCTCGGCTATCATCCTCGTGTTTCTTCTGCGATTCGTCAACCGTCCGATCCGGCGCATGGTCGACGGCACACTTCGCATCTCCAGGGGGGACTACACGACCCGCATCGGCATGCGGCGAAAAGACGAAATGGGGTTTTTGGCCGGCGCCATCGATCGCATGGGCGAGGCCATCGCCGAGCAGCAGGCCGCCCTGAACAAGCAGCGCGACGAGTACCAAGAGTTGTTCGAACGGGTGCCTTGCCTGATCACCGTGCAGGACCGGGATTTCAACCTGCTGCGCTACAACCGGGAATTTGCCAAAAGATTTGCCCCCCAGCCGGGAGACAAATGCTACCGTGCCTATAAAAACCGCGAATGCAAATGTGAACCCTGCCCGGTGGAGAAAACTTTCCTCGACGGCAAATCTTACTATACCGAGGAAAAAGGGGTCAACAAGGACGGCACCCAATCCTATTGGATCGTGCGCACCTCTCCCATCCGTGACGCGGAAGGGAATATCGTGGCTGCCATGGAGATCTCCCACGATATCACGGAACGACGCCAACTCGAGGTCGAGCTGGAGAAGTCTGAAAATAAGTATCACGCCATCTTCAGCAACATTCCCAATCCGGTTTTCGTGCTCGAGCCCGACACCTTCACGATTCTGGACTGCAACATGAATGTCGCCGATGTATACGGCTATGCGGTCGACGAACTTGTCGGCACCTCTTTTCTTCGCCTGTTTGCCGAGCAGGAGCACCTGCGCCTCGGATCGGTCATGGCCGATGCGCTGGCCATGCACCAACTGCGGCAGACCCACAAAAGCGGACGCACGATTTATGTCAACATGCATGTATCTCCGTCGGAGTATTCAGGAAAAAAGGTACTGCTGGTCACCACCAACGACATCACCCAGCGTCTGGAAGCCGAGCAGCAATTGATCCAGACCAGCAAGATGGCCACCCTCGGCGAGATGGCCACAGGCGTGGCCCACGAGCTCAACCAACCCCTTTCGGTAATCAAGACCACTTCGAGTTTTTTCATGCGCAAGATAGCGCGGGACGAACCGATCGATGCGCAGACGCTGGCCACCATGTTGATCAAGGTGGACAACAACGTGGATCGGGCCACGCGCATCATCGATCACATGTGTCAATTTGCGCGCAAGTCGGACATGGCCCTGCAAAAGGTGTGCGTCAACGCGGTCCTGCAGAGTGCATTTGAAATCTTCAGCCAGCAGCTCAAGGTTCGCGGGATCGCCGTCAACTGGACGCTGGCCGAGACACTGCCCCGGATCGAAGCCGATGCCCAACGCCTCGAACAGGTGTTTATCAATCTGCTGATCAATGCCCGCGATGCCATCGAAGAAAAATGGCAAAGCATGGGGAAACCGGGTGAAGGCGACCACATCACCATCTCGAGCCGGCAGGAGGGGGAGCGGGTGGTCTGCCTGATCTGTGACACCGGTGTGGGGATCAGCCAGGGAATGGAAGAGAAGATCTTCGAACCTTTCTTTACCACCAAAGAGGTTGGGAAAGGCACGGGCCTGGGGCTCTCCATCAGCTACGGCATCGTTCAAGAGTGCCGGGGAACGATCCGGTGTCTCCCCGGAAGAGAAAACGGGACCTGCTTCGAGCTGACCTTCCCGTTGGCCGGCGAAGGGGAAGGCAGGGAAGCAGGCACAGCATAA
- a CDS encoding CoB--CoM heterodisulfide reductase iron-sulfur subunit B family protein — protein MQYLYYPGCSLEGTAKEYDQATRALLQRLEVRLTEVEDWTCCGASAAPGISRLLALALAGRNLAMAERAKIKADLLVPCSACYLNLKKTAETLRADPQAMRDTNEVLAEEELSISGKIRVRHLLDVLATDLGPSAIAGKIAFPLKDLVVAPYYGCQCLRPYPMFDDPQKPTSMEGLIRATGAEVLSWSMGPRCCGASHMTTHMDQGMQLSGAILAAARDADVIATVCPMCQLNLEGFQKQISRRTGQGEAITVLYLPQLLGIALGIPPKELGLTLNLAVTEAFKKRIAMNEDLPVLAVQRPETGRQPPCENLNDDEPISQRRTMGAHSH, from the coding sequence ATGCAATATCTTTACTATCCGGGCTGCTCTTTGGAAGGCACGGCAAAGGAATACGACCAGGCCACGCGCGCGTTGCTCCAGCGCTTGGAGGTCCGCCTGACCGAGGTGGAAGATTGGACCTGTTGCGGCGCATCGGCCGCACCCGGGATCAGCCGGCTGCTGGCCCTGGCACTGGCCGGCCGAAACCTGGCAATGGCCGAACGGGCCAAGATCAAGGCGGATCTTCTGGTTCCTTGCAGCGCCTGCTATCTCAACTTGAAAAAGACCGCCGAAACACTGCGGGCAGATCCGCAGGCGATGCGGGATACCAACGAAGTCCTGGCCGAGGAGGAACTTTCCATCAGCGGAAAGATCCGGGTGCGCCACCTGCTCGATGTACTGGCCACCGATCTCGGACCGTCGGCCATCGCCGGCAAGATCGCTTTTCCGCTCAAAGATCTGGTGGTGGCCCCCTATTACGGATGCCAGTGCCTGCGGCCCTATCCGATGTTCGACGATCCCCAGAAGCCCACCAGCATGGAGGGTCTGATTCGCGCCACGGGGGCCGAGGTGCTCTCCTGGAGCATGGGGCCGCGCTGCTGCGGCGCATCCCATATGACGACCCACATGGATCAGGGGATGCAGCTGAGCGGCGCCATTCTGGCGGCGGCTCGGGACGCCGATGTCATTGCGACGGTCTGCCCCATGTGCCAGCTCAATCTGGAGGGATTTCAAAAGCAGATTTCCAGGCGAACGGGCCAGGGGGAAGCCATAACCGTGCTCTATCTGCCCCAATTGCTGGGTATCGCCCTTGGTATCCCGCCAAAGGAACTTGGATTGACGTTGAACCTGGCCGTCACCGAGGCATTCAAAAAACGAATCGCCATGAATGAAGATCTTCCGGTGTTGGCAGTCCAACGTCCTGAGACCGGCCGGCAACCACCATGCGAAAACTTGAACGACGATGAACCGATATCTCAACGGCGGACCATGGGCGCACATTCTCACTGA
- a CDS encoding 4Fe-4S dicluster domain-containing protein has protein sequence MSTAATHHASTTEEREANPLSVVQEMMRACIQCGTCSASCPNASAMDLTPRHLWRLVQLGRMEKIFQSHTFTLCSACYYCSLRCPRGLNPSDAMAELKQIAARGHIRQYGDTIYFCRDFVDNVRRNGRLQEMTLMAAYFMHMRRPTLPLRFASLGWKLQSKAKVSLPTLRRGAPKLEALFRRVEEMEGDGT, from the coding sequence ATGAGCACCGCAGCGACACACCATGCTTCTACAACCGAAGAACGAGAAGCCAATCCCCTTTCGGTCGTTCAGGAGATGATGCGGGCCTGTATTCAGTGCGGAACCTGCAGCGCTTCTTGCCCCAACGCCTCGGCCATGGACCTGACCCCTCGTCATCTGTGGCGCCTCGTTCAGCTGGGACGCATGGAGAAAATCTTCCAAAGCCACACGTTCACCCTGTGTTCGGCATGCTATTACTGCTCGCTGCGCTGCCCACGCGGTTTGAATCCGTCCGACGCCATGGCCGAACTCAAGCAGATAGCGGCTCGAGGGCATATACGGCAATATGGGGACACCATCTATTTTTGCCGGGATTTCGTCGACAATGTCCGCCGTAACGGCCGGCTGCAGGAGATGACGTTGATGGCCGCCTACTTCATGCATATGAGACGCCCAACCCTGCCGCTGCGGTTCGCATCCCTGGGATGGAAGCTGCAAAGCAAAGCCAAGGTGTCGTTGCCAACGCTGCGCCGTGGGGCCCCCAAGCTGGAGGCGCTCTTCCGCAGGGTCGAGGAGATGGAGGGCGATGGGACCTGA